Sequence from the Candidatus Dormiibacterota bacterium genome:
GCAGGCCGAAGGACCCGCTGAACCGCTCGTTGCCGCGGCCGGTCGTGGAGTAGGTGAGGAACACGCGGTCGCCCTGGGCATCCGGGACGCGCAGGAAGCAGGTGAGGTAACCCATCTCGCCCCCGACCGGCTCGGCCACGTCCCGCACCGAGTACCAGGGCTGGGGGTAACCCATGAACTCCACGAAGGAGGCCACCTCGTCCCACCGGCCCGTGGTCAGGATGGCGAACGAGACGCCGCGGGCGTTGGGGTA
This genomic interval carries:
- a CDS encoding DUF899 family protein, which gives rise to YPNARGVSFAILTTGRWDEVASFVEFMGYPQPWYSVRDVAEPVGGEMGYLTCFLRVPDAQGDRVFLTYSTTGRGNERFSGSFGLLDMTPYGRGEAWEDTPEGWPEGNHACWYWRSDADGNASWGPTSRPVPQWTRPGATPVETLGRQGHHH